A genomic stretch from Komagataeibacter xylinus includes:
- a CDS encoding GntR family transcriptional regulator has translation MLPSSIFDAGNGQKRGIASVMISTALRNAIVSGVLPADQPLPQSELASGFGTSIIPVREALKQLEAEGLVMFMPNRGAMVTGMTEEDIIEYSEIRASLEEMAARHAVSRMSRVDLARIEDAYDAFVQGAAQATGRHRSGELNRAFHNAIYAAAQRPRLLEMIDDLHIRLNRYIRSHLEIAGRKEATDIEHEAIMQACRRHDADEVARLTKQHILEAANISVQVIRGHMAAP, from the coding sequence ATGTTGCCATCTTCCATTTTTGATGCAGGCAACGGGCAGAAACGCGGCATCGCCTCGGTCATGATCAGCACGGCGTTACGCAATGCCATCGTGTCAGGCGTGTTACCCGCAGACCAGCCCCTGCCCCAGTCAGAACTGGCGTCGGGGTTCGGCACCAGCATCATCCCCGTGCGGGAGGCGCTCAAGCAACTGGAAGCCGAAGGACTGGTCATGTTCATGCCCAACCGGGGGGCCATGGTTACGGGCATGACGGAAGAAGACATTATCGAATATTCAGAAATTCGTGCCTCGCTGGAAGAAATGGCCGCCCGGCACGCCGTCAGCCGGATGTCGCGCGTTGACCTTGCGCGGATAGAAGATGCCTATGACGCCTTCGTGCAGGGGGCAGCACAGGCCACCGGGCGGCATCGTTCGGGGGAACTGAACCGGGCCTTTCACAATGCGATCTATGCCGCAGCGCAGCGTCCGCGCCTGCTGGAAATGATTGATGACCTGCATATACGGCTCAACCGGTATATTCGCAGCCATCTGGAAATTGCAGGCCGCAAGGAAGCAACGGATATCGAACACGAGGCCATCATGCAGGCCTGCCGCCGCCACGATGCGGACGAAGTCGCGCGTTTGACAAAGCAGCATATTCTCGAAGCCGCCAATATTTCCGTGCAGGTCATTCGCGGGCATATGGCAGCCCCCTGA
- the putA gene encoding bifunctional proline dehydrogenase/L-glutamate gamma-semialdehyde dehydrogenase PutA: protein MSVHDTFAPAFSSRSPLRQAIVKAIRKPEASCVETLTPAAKLNTVESAQTQALATRLTEGLRAERHPGLVETLVQEFALSSAEGVALMCLAEALLRIPDTATRDALIEDKIGDGDWLAHVSRDRPLFANAAAWGLALTGEIVARHDEKNLKSALLGFVARSTRPVIRKAVDAAMRLMGEQFVLGETIGQARENSARLEEAGFSYSYDMLGEAAFTAQDASRYRQDYLDAIHAIGRSARGASVYERPGISIKLSALHPRYVRAQRERVMTELLAVVQELTLLARSYDIGINIDAEESERLDLSLDLLEALCHTPGLEGWNGIGFVVQAYGKRCPYVLDYIIDLARRTSRRLMVRLVKGAYWDSEIKKAQVDGLSDFPVYTRKCHTDISYIACARRLLAARDVIFPQFATHNARTLASIHTLAGEAFEVGSYEFQCLHGMGEPLYRQVVGTTGLNRPTRIYAPVGTHETLLAYLVRRLLENGANSSFVNQIGDESIPVAKLVEDPLAIARGFTPYGAPHPDIRRPSDLFGAERRNSAGLDLADDQVLSELAAGLQAAPNNWKATSLVVGMQPEGTALPVTNPADHSDQVGTVIPATREIVGQAVTAAQAACTDWANTAPATRAEILETASSLLESRQDELLALLSREAGKSLPNGIAEVREAVDFLRYYAATIRRDFDNATHVPLGTVACISPWNFPLAIFVGQIAAALAAGNVVVAKPAEETPLVAALAVGILHEAGVPAGAVQLLAGEGDIGAALVGDDRVMGVMFTGSTAVAQTISRQLAARRTLTGQPVPLIAETGGQNAMIVDSSALAEQVVADVVASAFDSAGQRCSALRLLCVQEDCADHVLAMLRGAMRELTMGNPAQLCTDVGPVITAQAAQGITRHIEAFRQKKAPVFALPMPQACADGSFVPPTLIEILNVQEMGSEVFGPVLHVLRYSRRNLDQVLADINATGYGLTFGLHTRIESTVRHVLSRVAAGNLYVNRNTIGAVVGVQPFGGRGLSGTGPKAGGPLILRRLLSQAPALSPLVQGQTPAAMTIWTDWLRGQGETAAAATAMTLRDRPLSGGTLTLPGPVGEENLYKLSARGNVLCIATCKAGLYDQISLVLAGGNTALVLGNAVPRAWYATLPEVVQARVRPVDSATSEASTVILSEKDDTTFATARQALSAGDQPLISAWLTGGGLPGAECVLEEQSVSINTTAAGGNASLMTLH, encoded by the coding sequence ATGTCAGTCCATGACACGTTTGCTCCCGCGTTTTCGTCCCGTTCCCCCTTGCGTCAGGCTATTGTGAAGGCGATCCGCAAACCCGAAGCCTCATGTGTCGAGACACTGACCCCTGCAGCAAAGCTGAACACGGTGGAAAGCGCGCAGACACAAGCGCTGGCAACCCGCCTGACAGAAGGCCTGCGGGCGGAACGCCACCCCGGTCTTGTGGAAACACTGGTGCAGGAATTCGCCCTTTCCTCCGCCGAGGGCGTGGCCCTGATGTGCCTGGCCGAAGCATTGCTGCGCATTCCCGACACGGCGACGCGCGATGCGCTGATTGAGGACAAGATTGGTGATGGCGACTGGCTGGCGCATGTGTCGCGTGACCGACCGCTTTTTGCCAATGCCGCGGCCTGGGGGCTGGCGCTTACGGGTGAAATCGTGGCTCGGCATGATGAAAAAAACCTGAAATCCGCCCTGCTGGGATTTGTTGCCCGGAGCACCCGGCCTGTCATCCGCAAGGCGGTTGATGCCGCCATGCGGCTTATGGGCGAGCAGTTCGTGCTTGGCGAGACCATAGGGCAGGCCCGCGAGAACAGTGCACGGCTGGAAGAGGCCGGTTTTTCCTATTCCTACGACATGCTGGGCGAAGCCGCCTTTACCGCGCAGGATGCCAGCCGCTACCGGCAGGATTACCTTGACGCCATCCATGCCATTGGCCGCAGCGCGCGGGGCGCCAGCGTGTATGAACGGCCGGGCATTTCCATAAAGCTTTCGGCCCTGCACCCCCGTTATGTCCGCGCCCAGCGTGAACGGGTCATGACCGAGCTGCTGGCCGTGGTGCAGGAACTGACCCTGCTGGCGCGCAGTTATGATATCGGCATCAATATCGATGCCGAAGAAAGCGAACGGCTCGACCTGTCACTCGACCTGCTGGAAGCACTGTGCCACACGCCGGGACTGGAAGGCTGGAACGGGATCGGCTTTGTCGTGCAGGCCTACGGCAAGCGTTGCCCGTATGTGCTGGATTACATCATCGACCTCGCCCGCCGCACCAGCCGCCGCCTGATGGTCCGACTTGTCAAAGGGGCCTATTGGGACAGCGAGATCAAGAAAGCGCAGGTCGACGGGCTATCCGATTTTCCCGTCTATACGCGCAAATGCCATACCGACATCAGCTACATAGCCTGCGCGCGCAGGCTGCTGGCGGCACGTGATGTGATCTTTCCACAGTTTGCCACGCATAATGCCCGCACGCTGGCGAGCATCCACACCTTGGCTGGCGAAGCGTTTGAAGTGGGTTCCTATGAATTCCAGTGCCTGCATGGCATGGGTGAGCCGCTTTACCGGCAGGTGGTCGGCACGACCGGACTCAACCGCCCGACCCGTATCTACGCCCCGGTTGGCACGCATGAGACCCTGCTGGCCTATCTGGTGCGCCGCCTGCTGGAAAATGGGGCCAATTCCTCCTTCGTGAACCAGATCGGTGATGAATCCATCCCGGTTGCAAAACTGGTGGAAGACCCACTGGCCATCGCCCGCGGCTTTACCCCTTATGGTGCCCCCCATCCTGACATACGCAGGCCCTCCGACCTGTTTGGCGCGGAACGCCGCAATTCCGCAGGGCTGGATCTGGCCGATGACCAGGTTTTGTCCGAACTGGCAGCCGGATTGCAGGCAGCCCCAAACAACTGGAAAGCCACATCCCTTGTTGTGGGCATGCAGCCTGAGGGCACGGCCTTACCCGTTACCAACCCGGCCGACCACAGCGATCAGGTCGGGACAGTCATCCCGGCAACACGGGAGATTGTAGGACAGGCCGTAACGGCGGCACAGGCCGCATGCACCGACTGGGCCAATACAGCGCCCGCGACCCGTGCAGAAATTCTGGAAACAGCGTCCAGCCTGCTGGAATCCCGTCAGGATGAACTGCTGGCACTGCTCTCGCGCGAGGCCGGAAAATCCCTGCCAAACGGCATTGCCGAAGTGCGTGAAGCCGTGGATTTCCTGCGCTATTATGCCGCCACCATTCGCCGGGATTTTGATAACGCCACCCATGTTCCCCTGGGCACGGTGGCGTGCATCAGCCCATGGAATTTTCCGCTGGCCATCTTTGTAGGCCAGATTGCCGCAGCCCTGGCTGCAGGCAATGTGGTTGTTGCCAAACCGGCGGAAGAAACCCCGCTGGTTGCAGCCCTTGCCGTGGGAATCCTGCATGAAGCCGGCGTGCCAGCAGGTGCGGTGCAACTGCTGGCCGGTGAAGGAGATATCGGGGCGGCGCTGGTGGGCGATGATCGGGTTATGGGCGTGATGTTCACGGGCTCCACTGCCGTGGCGCAGACCATCAGCCGCCAGCTTGCAGCACGGCGCACGCTGACCGGCCAGCCTGTACCGCTGATTGCGGAAACCGGCGGCCAGAACGCCATGATTGTTGATTCCTCCGCCCTGGCGGAGCAGGTGGTGGCGGATGTCGTGGCATCGGCCTTTGACAGCGCGGGCCAGCGCTGCTCAGCCCTGCGGCTGCTGTGCGTGCAGGAAGACTGTGCCGATCATGTCCTGGCCATGCTGCGCGGTGCCATGCGGGAGCTGACCATGGGCAATCCCGCCCAGCTCTGCACCGATGTCGGTCCGGTCATTACGGCGCAGGCGGCACAGGGCATTACCCGGCATATCGAGGCGTTCCGCCAGAAAAAAGCACCGGTCTTTGCCCTGCCCATGCCGCAGGCCTGTGCAGATGGCAGCTTTGTTCCCCCCACCCTGATCGAGATCCTGAACGTGCAGGAAATGGGCAGCGAAGTCTTTGGCCCGGTCCTGCATGTCTTGCGGTATTCCCGCCGCAATCTCGATCAGGTGCTGGCTGATATCAATGCAACCGGATATGGCCTGACCTTCGGGTTGCATACCCGTATTGAATCCACGGTGAGGCATGTGCTGTCACGGGTGGCGGCAGGCAACCTGTATGTAAACCGCAATACGATCGGGGCGGTCGTGGGCGTGCAGCCGTTTGGCGGGCGCGGCCTGTCAGGCACGGGGCCCAAGGCGGGCGGTCCGCTTATCCTGCGCAGACTGCTGTCACAGGCGCCAGCGCTGTCACCGCTGGTGCAGGGACAGACACCTGCGGCCATGACCATATGGACGGACTGGCTGCGCGGACAGGGAGAAACGGCTGCGGCAGCCACGGCCATGACCCTGCGCGACAGGCCGCTGAGCGGGGGCACACTGACCCTGCCCGGCCCGGTGGGAGAGGAGAACCTCTACAAGCTGAGCGCCCGTGGCAATGTGCTCTGTATCGCAACCTGCAAGGCGGGGCTGTATGACCAGATCTCGCTTGTGCTGGCCGGGGGCAATACGGCCCTTGTGCTGGGCAATGCCGTGCCGCGTGCATGGTACGCCACATTGCCTGAGGTCGTGCAGGCCAGGGTCAGGCCGGTAGACAGCGCCACGAGCGAGGCCAGTACGGTTATCCTTAGCGAAAAGGATGATACCACCTTCGCCACGGCCCGACAGGCATTGTCCGCTGGAGACCAGCCGCTCATCTCCGCATGGCTGACCGGCGGCGGCCTGCCAGGGGCCGAATGCGTGCTGGAGGAGCAGTCCGTCAGCATCAACACCACGGCTGCAGGTGGCAATGCCAGCCTGATGACGCTGCACTGA
- a CDS encoding NCS1 family nucleobase:cation symporter-1, whose translation MNMQVRPEAVPSSSATRQGTQDDRLRNSDLLPAAKQDWNWYDYLSFWMSDVHSVGGYVTAGNLFTLGLPSGLVFAALLAGVLIVNALCNLVAVPSQRTGTPFPVVCRMSFGVLGANIPALIRGVIAVCWYGIQTWLASNALVVLTLRLAPGLAPWAEVRRHGMLGLSAVGWGAFALLWLVQAAIFWRGIETIRRFIELAGPAVYAIMIALDLYLLHHVGWHHFSLRITGAGAPLHGSALVWASVNAVALVVSYFSGPMLNFGDFARYGRSAADIRRGNFWGLPFNFIGFSALTICTIALTAPAFGHVMIDPVETVAHIDSLTAVIFGMLTFIIATAGINIVANFVSASFDFSNLSPRHISLRGGGMIAAAGSIVIMPWKLYGNPHVMHLTLDVLATFIGPLFGILVCDYYIVRRREVDVAALYTTSAQGRYWYRNGVNPAAILALLAAVAAGSTSVFVPAFSALSEFAWFIGCLTGGACYLALMKSGPAGNASP comes from the coding sequence ATGAACATGCAGGTACGACCGGAAGCGGTTCCATCTTCTTCAGCCACGCGGCAGGGCACGCAGGATGATAGATTGCGCAACAGCGATCTGCTCCCTGCGGCAAAGCAGGACTGGAACTGGTACGACTACCTGTCTTTCTGGATGTCGGATGTGCATAGCGTTGGCGGCTATGTCACGGCTGGCAACCTTTTTACCCTCGGCCTGCCTTCGGGGCTGGTTTTTGCCGCCCTGCTGGCGGGCGTACTGATTGTAAACGCCCTGTGCAACCTTGTGGCGGTGCCCAGCCAGCGCACGGGTACGCCGTTTCCGGTTGTATGCCGCATGTCCTTTGGCGTGCTGGGGGCCAATATTCCCGCGCTGATCCGCGGCGTGATCGCCGTATGCTGGTACGGCATACAGACATGGCTGGCCTCTAACGCACTGGTGGTACTGACCCTGCGCCTTGCCCCCGGCCTGGCACCATGGGCCGAGGTCAGGCGGCACGGCATGCTGGGGCTTTCAGCCGTGGGCTGGGGCGCATTTGCCCTGTTATGGCTGGTGCAGGCCGCCATTTTCTGGCGGGGTATCGAAACCATCCGCCGGTTTATCGAACTGGCGGGGCCTGCCGTATACGCCATCATGATCGCACTCGACCTGTATCTGCTCCACCATGTGGGGTGGCACCATTTTTCCTTGCGGATTACCGGGGCGGGTGCCCCCTTGCATGGCAGTGCACTGGTATGGGCCAGCGTGAATGCGGTGGCACTTGTGGTCTCCTATTTCTCTGGCCCCATGCTTAATTTTGGTGATTTCGCCCGCTACGGCCGCAGTGCGGCGGATATCAGGCGCGGCAATTTCTGGGGGCTGCCGTTCAATTTCATCGGCTTTTCAGCACTCACAATCTGCACCATTGCCCTGACTGCACCGGCTTTTGGTCATGTCATGATCGACCCGGTGGAAACCGTCGCGCATATCGATAGCCTGACCGCAGTCATATTCGGCATGCTGACATTTATCATTGCGACGGCAGGCATCAATATCGTGGCCAATTTTGTCTCGGCCTCGTTTGATTTTTCCAATCTCTCGCCCCGGCATATCAGCCTGCGCGGTGGCGGCATGATTGCGGCTGCTGGCTCAATCGTCATCATGCCATGGAAACTGTATGGCAACCCGCACGTCATGCATCTGACACTGGATGTGCTGGCGACGTTCATCGGCCCGTTATTTGGCATTCTTGTCTGTGACTACTATATCGTGCGCCGCCGCGAAGTTGATGTAGCAGCCCTTTACACCACCAGCGCGCAGGGCCGTTACTGGTACCGCAACGGGGTTAACCCGGCGGCCATCCTTGCCCTGCTGGCTGCGGTGGCGGCGGGGAGCACGAGTGTGTTCGTGCCTGCGTTCTCTGCCCTGTCTGAATTTGCATGGTTTATCGGATGCCTGACAGGAGGGGCGTGCTACCTTGCCCTGATGAAATCAGGCCCTGCCGGCAACGCATCTCCCTGA
- a CDS encoding LysR substrate-binding domain-containing protein: MPQLTLTCSHGIAYHWLLPRLSSFRQLYPGVELMLRPVDSDCRFNPDPIDTIIHADIRYIHDKANTPLPPRICALPVARPPVFPVAGPACLHRFAHSLQQAADLLHAPLLIEDNDTEWRLWFREQSVEVAHVAGCNRLWQAHLALAAARAGERIALANPYLLEDDLLAGRLVRVSTTDIALREVSLGAYVLRATKQAWQARPMVMLHTWLETQFNTDAAQVVTSGHH; this comes from the coding sequence ATGCCACAGCTTACCCTGACCTGTTCGCATGGTATCGCCTATCACTGGCTGCTGCCACGGCTGTCCAGCTTCCGGCAGCTTTATCCCGGGGTGGAACTCATGCTGCGCCCGGTTGATTCCGACTGCCGGTTCAATCCCGACCCGATTGATACCATCATCCATGCCGATATCCGCTACATCCATGATAAGGCGAATACCCCCCTGCCCCCGCGCATATGCGCCCTGCCCGTGGCGCGGCCACCCGTTTTTCCGGTAGCCGGCCCCGCCTGCCTGCACCGTTTTGCCCATTCACTACAGCAGGCTGCCGACCTGCTGCATGCCCCCCTGCTGATTGAAGACAACGATACGGAATGGCGGCTGTGGTTCAGAGAACAGTCCGTTGAGGTCGCGCATGTGGCCGGCTGCAACCGGCTGTGGCAGGCGCATCTGGCGCTGGCGGCAGCGCGGGCGGGCGAAAGGATCGCGCTGGCCAATCCCTACCTGCTGGAAGATGACCTGCTTGCCGGCCGGCTTGTCCGGGTCAGCACCACGGATATCGCGTTGCGTGAGGTCTCGCTGGGAGCCTATGTCCTGCGCGCGACAAAACAGGCATGGCAGGCGCGCCCGATGGTGATGCTGCACACCTGGCTGGAAACGCAATTCAACACCGATGCTGCACAAGTGGTGACATCCGGTCACCACTGA
- a CDS encoding LysR family transcriptional regulator yields MLAREASVVLQGVDHAVISRHLRDLENALGVALRDRSIGSLTPKGHEYHARIAPCWTGWPGPRRICAARCHSLP; encoded by the coding sequence ATGCTCGCACGGGAGGCATCCGTCGTGCTGCAGGGAGTGGACCATGCCGTGATCAGCCGTCACCTGCGTGACCTTGAAAATGCCCTTGGCGTTGCATTGCGCGACCGCAGCATAGGGAGCCTGACACCCAAAGGCCATGAATACCATGCGCGCATTGCCCCCTGCTGGACGGGCTGGCCCGGGCCACGGCGGATATGCGCGGCCAGATGCCACAGCTTACCCTGA
- a CDS encoding M20 family metallo-hydrolase: MHKNANITIDGPRLNEDIAFTSRFGATPRGGIRRLALSAEDRLVRDWLAGQGAALDCSLTVDTMGSQFLRLEGSDPTLPPLMMGSHLDTQPTGGRYDGIYGVLGGLAVLRAFRAAGYVPRHSIELANWTNEEGARFAPAMTASGVFSGAFTLEQAYGLADRDGVRLGDALLAIGYKGDEPCGAHPLAAYFELHIEQGPVLENEGKTIGVVTGVQGMRWFDVTLTGQEAHAGTTPMELRRDALLAAARLMVLAADVAAAHGPDAKATIGIIDASPGSRNVVPGEVRMTLDLRHPDDAVIEAMEADFRTQAAWIARRAGIDLSIEESWRSPAVPFDPGCVSMVRDAAAKAGLSHRDIISGAGHDAAYMARICPTAMIFIPCRDGLSHNEAEYAAPDDIVAGANVLMRAIMAADEHFDPA; this comes from the coding sequence ATGCACAAGAACGCCAATATTACGATTGATGGTCCCCGCCTGAACGAGGACATTGCCTTCACGTCCCGTTTTGGCGCAACGCCACGGGGCGGCATCCGCCGGCTGGCCCTGTCGGCGGAGGACCGTCTTGTCCGTGACTGGCTGGCCGGGCAGGGGGCGGCACTGGACTGTTCCCTTACGGTCGATACCATGGGCAGCCAGTTCCTGCGCCTTGAGGGGAGTGATCCGACCCTTCCGCCATTGATGATGGGCAGCCACCTCGACACCCAGCCCACGGGCGGCCGCTATGATGGCATTTATGGCGTGCTGGGGGGGCTGGCGGTATTGCGTGCCTTCCGGGCAGCGGGATATGTGCCGCGCCATTCAATCGAACTGGCCAACTGGACCAATGAGGAAGGGGCGCGTTTTGCCCCGGCCATGACGGCATCAGGCGTTTTTAGCGGTGCCTTCACGCTGGAGCAGGCCTATGGTCTTGCCGACCGTGATGGGGTCCGTCTGGGTGATGCCCTGCTCGCAATCGGGTATAAGGGCGATGAGCCCTGTGGCGCGCACCCGCTTGCCGCCTATTTCGAGTTGCATATCGAACAGGGACCAGTGCTGGAAAACGAGGGCAAAACCATTGGCGTCGTGACAGGCGTGCAGGGCATGCGGTGGTTTGATGTAACCCTGACAGGGCAGGAAGCCCATGCCGGCACGACCCCCATGGAACTGCGCCGCGACGCGCTGCTCGCGGCGGCCCGCCTGATGGTGCTGGCGGCGGATGTGGCGGCAGCACACGGGCCGGATGCCAAGGCAACCATCGGCATCATTGATGCAAGCCCGGGCAGTCGCAACGTGGTGCCGGGCGAAGTGCGCATGACGCTGGACCTGCGCCACCCTGATGATGCCGTGATTGAGGCGATGGAAGCCGATTTTCGCACACAGGCGGCCTGGATTGCACGCAGGGCGGGCATCGACCTGTCGATCGAGGAAAGCTGGCGTTCTCCTGCCGTGCCGTTTGACCCGGGCTGCGTCAGCATGGTGCGCGATGCGGCGGCAAAGGCGGGGCTGAGCCATCGCGACATCATTTCCGGCGCAGGGCATGATGCGGCCTATATGGCCCGAATCTGCCCGACCGCGATGATCTTCATTCCCTGCCGTGACGGGTTGAGCCACAACGAGGCGGAATATGCCGCACCGGATGATATCGTGGCCGGTGCAAACGTGCTGATGCGCGCGATCATGGCAGCCGATGAACATTTCGACCCTGCCTGA